DNA sequence from the Thermodesulfobacteriota bacterium genome:
AAGGAGGTAGGGCCAATGAAAAAGAGCAAAAAAGGATATAGGTTGATTTTTGTCGCCTATATTACAACCCGTAGTGGCAAGCGTATTTATGCTCGCCGGTATGGGAAAAAAGCCTTCCCCATCCGGGTGAAGGACTAAGGAAAAGGGGTGGGGTCTGAATTAGACCCTACCCCTTTTTTATTCTTTTCAAAGGTAACTTTGCAATATCCCGTTCGACGGGTCGCTTGACTACCTTAAACCCATTCTGCTACACTTATATATTCTACACTACATAACATACCGAAAGGAGCACGTTAAATTGGGAAAAGTGGAAAAGGTGGAAAAAGAAGAGACGAAGTGGCGCCAGGATTTTTTCGACGAGGTGGAGACCATAAAGGTAAGGGACCCGCTCGCCTACATCCTCGGCGCACAGAAGGAAGGCGAGCCGTTCGTCTTCACCTATAAAGACGCGGTAAAGCTCGCTGGCCATTCCTGCCCGGCGGTCTCGGGCGCGTATAAGCTTACGGCAAAGGCCCTTAAAGCTCTCTACGGCGACGAAATACCGGTAAGGAGCCAGATAAGGGTGCTCGTAAAGGGCGGAGCCACGGACCTCGCCTACGGCCCGCAGGCCCAGGTCATCTCGCTCATAACGGGCGCGGCCGGAATAACCGGGTTCAAGGGGCTCGGGGGCAGGTACGGCAGGTTCGACAAGCTCCGGTTCGACTCGCAGGACTTCCAGTTCGGGACCTTCATCTTCCAGAGAGAGGACACGGGCAAGGCCGTAAGCATCGTCTACAACCCACAGGCCCTGCCGCCGGACGATGAGCTCGGCGAGCTCATGCCGCTCGTGATGCAGGACAAGGCCACCGACGAGGAGAAGGAAAAGTTCTTCTCGCTCTGGCAGGGCAAGGTAAGGAAGATACTCCTCGAAGACGAAAAGTACCCGGGGCTCTTTACGGTCGAAGAGCTGGAGGGTTTTACCTTCCCCGAGACCGGGGCCGTGGCCACAGCATAGGGTGCTGCCGCACGGTTAGCGTGTATGCGGTCCCATTACGGTTTTAATGTCGCATATCCCTGACGGTAGTTCGGAAATTGAAACCCCGTCACGGGGTCCTTTAAAAAAGTTGGGAGGAGGCGGGGTATTATGAAGACCGGCATGCCGCTCATCAAATTCCTGCTCGAAGAGCAGAGGCATTTCCCCGGGTCTACCGGAGACTTCACCGGACTCTTCTCCGAACTGGTCCTCGCCGGCAAGATAATCTCCCGGGAGGTCAACAAGGCTGGGTTGATAAACATCCTCGGGGCCACGGGCCACACGAACGTGCAGGGCGAGGAGGTCCAGAAACTTGACGACTACGCCAACGCCAGGGTGGTCCAGACAATGGAGCACGGCGGGCACCTGGCGGGAATGGCCTCCGAGGAAGTAGACGACGTCATAGAGATACCCGACAGGTTCCCCAGGGGGAAGTACCTCCTCCTCTTCGACCCTCTCGACGGCTCCTCGAACATAGACGTCAACATAAGCGTCGGGACCATCTTCTCCATCCTCCGCAGCCCCTCGGGCGGCAAGAAGGCCTCGGAAGATGACTTCCTCCAGCCCGGCACCGAGCAGGTCTGCTCGGGCTACATAATCTACGGGTCCTCTACCATGCTCGTCTACACAACGGGCCACGGCGTACACGGCTTCACGCTCGACCCGACCGTCGGGGAGTTCCTCCTCTCCCACGAAGATATAAAGATACCCGAGAAGGGTAAGGTCTACAGCATAAACGAGGGCAACACCCGCCACTGGCTCCCCGGCACCCAAAGCTACATCGACAAGGTAAAAAAGGACGGCCTGAGCGGAAGGTACGTGGGCTCGCTCGTCGCGGACTTCCACCGGAACCTCCTCAAGGGCGGAATATTTCTCTATCCGGCCGACAAGAAGAACAAAAAAGGGAAGCTCCGCCTCCTCTACGAAGCCAACCCGCTTGCCTTCGTCGCGGAGCAGGCAGGCGGAGCGGCCTCGACCGGCGAGGAGCGCATAATGGAACTCCTGCCCACCGAACTGCACCAGAGGACCTCGCTCATAATAGGCAGCAAGGCCGACGTCGAGGAGGCCGAGCGGTGCATGGCAATGCCCGCGGCACGGCAATAATAAAGAGGCCGAGCGGTGAGACGAAAAAACGCCCTTGCCGGAGCCGCCCTTTTCCTTGTTTTAACCCCGCTCCCCTCCCTTGTCCTCTCCGAAGAACTCCCGGTGCCGGTGGTACCGGAAATGGTATCCGTAAAGGGCGGCTGCTTCGAGATGGGGAACACCTTCAAACGTTACTTCTCGAACGAGCAGCCAGCGCACGAGGTGTGCGTCGGGGAGTTCTCCATCGGCAGGTACGAGGTCACCCAGAAGGAATGGAGCGCGCTCATGGACCGTAACCACTCGCACTTCAAGGGATGCGAGATGTGCCCGGTCGAAAACGTCAGCTGGGACACGGTCCAGGTGTTTATAGAAAAACTCAACGAAAAAACCGGCGGGAGCTACCGCCTCCCGACCGAGGCCGAGTGGGAGTACGCGGCAAGGAGCGGGGGCAGGAAGGAGCAGTGGCCCGGCACGAACGAGAAGGGCGAGATAGGCGAATACATATTCTACCACGGCTACGCCCGTGACAGGACCCACCCGGTGGGGCTCAAGAAGCCAAACGCCCTGGGCCTCTACGACATGTCGGGCAACATAAGCGAATGGGTGAGCGACTGGTTCGGCCGCAACTACTATAAGGAGAGCCCCGGGAAGGACCCGAGGGGGCCGGAGACCGGCAAGGTAAAGGTCCACCGGGGGGGCTCATGGGACGTCCCGTGCCCCGAAAGGGTGCGTACCACCCGCCGCCGCTATGACTGGCCCGGCAACTGGGAAAACTTTATAGGCTTTCGCCTGGCGCATCCCGCCGGGCGGCCCGACACCGCAAGTGCAGAACCCACATCTCCATAAACGAGCGCTCCTGCTCGAGTACTTCACCGTCGGCTATAACGTGCTGGAGGGTATCCTCTCCGTCCTCGCGGGCTACCTCTCCGGGAGCATCGCGCTCGTGGGCTTCGGGCTCGACAGCGCCGTGGAGTCGATCTCCGGCGGGGTCCTTATCTGGAGACTCAAGAAACACGGGAAGATATCCCCGGAAGAAGAAGAGAGGGTGGAGAGGAAGGCCGTACGGCTCGTGGGCGCGAGCTTCTTCGTCCTCGCCGCATACGTAGCGTACGAGTCAATTAAAAAACTCTACCTCGCCGAAGCCCCTGAGCCTACCCTTTTCGGCATAGCCATAGCCGCGGTCTCGCTCATCGTAATGCCCTTTCTCGCCTACGCCAAGCACAAGACCGGTAAGGAGATGGGGAGCAGGTCTCTGGTGGCCGACTCGAAGCAGACGCTCGTCTGCTCGCTCCTCTCTGTGGCGCTCCTTATAGGGCTGGGTCTTAACTACCTTTTCGGGCTCTGGTGGGCCGACCCCGCGGCCGCGCTCGTCATAGTGGCGTTTATCGTAAGAGAGGGGATAGAGACTTTTCGGGAGGAAAAACTCTGTGGCTGCTAAGGCGTTATCGAGAAGAGCGGGGGTTCGATGGCTTCGCCCCTGCACATGGGACACCTGCCCGGGGGTTTTAATCTCTCCCGCTTCTTGAAGACAAAGCCGCACTTCACGCACTCGGCGGGCGTGTGCCGGAAAATGGAAAAAAGCTTCCGGGCCTTCCGTATATGTTCGAGGTGGTCGTAGACCTCCTTCTCCCTCACTCCCACGAGACCTGATATATCCTTTGCCGAAAGAGGGCCGTCTTCTATAAGGGAGGTTATCTCGCGGCGGATTGTTTCGTGCCTCTCCGGAGGAGTGGGGGAGGATGCGGGGGAGGGGGAGGGGACCGACCCACGGCCTCTCTTCTTATCGCTCATATGAATCCCGGCATGGGGTTGGTTGTCAGAACGGGAGCTTAACGCCGCCGGGCAGGATACCGCCCGTGGCGCCGCCGGCAAGCTCTTCCATGAGGCCGTCGCCCTGCTTGAGCCTCCCGGCGGACTCTCCTCCGAGGGACTCGACACCGCCGTAGCTCTTGAGCATCTCCCCGAGCGGGCCGTCCGTCTTGGCGAGTATCCCGGCCTTTAGCTCCTTTTCGAAGCCGGCGGCCTGGTCCTTCACGAACTTTCCGAGGGCCTTCTTCAAGACCCGGTCGAGGTCGGTGGAGACGCTCAGCTTGTGGTCGTCGATCGTGCCGCTTACCACGGCCTCTACCCCGAACTTCCTTATCCCCTCTATTGCCTCGCCGAACGCCTTTGCGACCTTGCCGGCGTCCGCGCCGACTGCGGCGTCCACCCGGACCGAGCCGAAGGCCGCCTTAATGGCCGTATCCATCGCCTCGCCCTTAAAGCCCGCGTCGATTGTCAAGTCCGCCGTGGCGGTTTCGAGCACGAGGGGGAGCTCCTTGCTTACGGAGAGCTCGCGTTTTTCGAGACGGAGCCCCTTCATATCAAAGCTCGCCGTGTCCGAGATGTTGGTGGGGTCGCTGTGGTCCAGGGCGCCTGAGAGCTTTATCGAATCGAGGCCTTCGAGCTTTTCTCCGGAGAAGTCGAAAGTTAAAGGACGACCGATGATCTTCTGGTCCGGGGTTATGTCCCTGACAGTACCGGCTATCTCCCCGGCCGGGATAGACACGCTAAGGGCGGCCTTCCGGATAAGGAACTCCGGTGTGGGCTCGCGCTCCGTGAACCGTACGTTCACGCCCTTCATGCGTACGGGGCGCACGACCTCTTTACCCCCGACCTTCTCTATCCCTCCCCCGAGGTAGGGCGCAAGGCGCCGGTACCATCCGAGCCCTTTATCCACGGAACCCCCGAGCCGGGCCCCGAAGAGGTTGCGGCTTATGTTCGAAAGGCCCTCGGGCGTAAGGGAGTACTTCTCCTTGAGCCGTTTTATATCTTCGCTCGGGGCCTTCCTGGCCTCCTCTATCCGCGCCTTATAGCTCTTGATCCCCTGCTGAAGCTCCGTGTTAAGCTTCCTGGCCCTCTCTATCTCGCCTGAGATCTCCTCTTGAAGCTTCTTAGCCTCGGCCGCCCCGCCGATGAGCCCCGCAACGCCGCCGCTCTTCGAGCCCTTGAGCTTTTCGATCCGTTGTTTATAAGAGGCTATCTTCTCCTTATCGAGGAGCCCCTTCATCTCCCCCTCCCACCTCTTCCTGTCGGCCTCGATATCCCTCTTGAGCGCCTCCGCCAGCTCCAGGCTCTTGAGCCCTTCCTTTGAGAGCACCGCCCTAATGTCGGGGAGGTCGAACGACGGCATGGCGAAGACCTCCTCCGCCTTTTCCTTTACACCGGCCGAAGCCCTTTCCAGCGCCGTATCCACGGCCCCGGAGCGCTCCCTCGGGGTGTTAAAACGTATCCCGTCGGCCGTAAGCTCCTCGACTATAACCTTCCT
Encoded proteins:
- a CDS encoding FmdE family protein — encoded protein: MEKVEKEETKWRQDFFDEVETIKVRDPLAYILGAQKEGEPFVFTYKDAVKLAGHSCPAVSGAYKLTAKALKALYGDEIPVRSQIRVLVKGGATDLAYGPQAQVISLITGAAGITGFKGLGGRYGRFDKLRFDSQDFQFGTFIFQREDTGKAVSIVYNPQALPPDDELGELMPLVMQDKATDEEKEKFFSLWQGKVRKILLEDEKYPGLFTVEELEGFTFPETGAVATA
- the fbp gene encoding class 1 fructose-bisphosphatase → MKTGMPLIKFLLEEQRHFPGSTGDFTGLFSELVLAGKIISREVNKAGLINILGATGHTNVQGEEVQKLDDYANARVVQTMEHGGHLAGMASEEVDDVIEIPDRFPRGKYLLLFDPLDGSSNIDVNISVGTIFSILRSPSGGKKASEDDFLQPGTEQVCSGYIIYGSSTMLVYTTGHGVHGFTLDPTVGEFLLSHEDIKIPEKGKVYSINEGNTRHWLPGTQSYIDKVKKDGLSGRYVGSLVADFHRNLLKGGIFLYPADKKNKKGKLRLLYEANPLAFVAEQAGGAASTGEERIMELLPTELHQRTSLIIGSKADVEEAERCMAMPAARQ
- a CDS encoding SUMF1/EgtB/PvdO family nonheme iron enzyme, with the protein product MRRKNALAGAALFLVLTPLPSLVLSEELPVPVVPEMVSVKGGCFEMGNTFKRYFSNEQPAHEVCVGEFSIGRYEVTQKEWSALMDRNHSHFKGCEMCPVENVSWDTVQVFIEKLNEKTGGSYRLPTEAEWEYAARSGGRKEQWPGTNEKGEIGEYIFYHGYARDRTHPVGLKKPNALGLYDMSGNISEWVSDWFGRNYYKESPGKDPRGPETGKVKVHRGGSWDVPCPERVRTTRRRYDWPGNWENFIGFRLAHPAGRPDTASAEPTSP
- a CDS encoding cation transporter, producing the protein MQNPHLHKRALLLEYFTVGYNVLEGILSVLAGYLSGSIALVGFGLDSAVESISGGVLIWRLKKHGKISPEEEERVERKAVRLVGASFFVLAAYVAYESIKKLYLAEAPEPTLFGIAIAAVSLIVMPFLAYAKHKTGKEMGSRSLVADSKQTLVCSLLSVALLIGLGLNYLFGLWWADPAAALVIVAFIVREGIETFREEKLCGC
- a CDS encoding transcriptional regulator, which produces MSDKKRGRGSVPSPSPASSPTPPERHETIRREITSLIEDGPLSAKDISGLVGVREKEVYDHLEHIRKARKLFSIFRHTPAECVKCGFVFKKRERLKPPGRCPMCRGEAIEPPLFSITP
- a CDS encoding TIGR03545 family protein translates to MKIRWQGLIGFVVVSTLIFAGWYIFADGIIRRAIERAGTEAVGAMVELEDADLTLFPLGLTLTGLEVTNPDEPMTNAVEVKRIAFLIDPGRALERKVIVEELTADGIRFNTPRERSGAVDTALERASAGVKEKAEEVFAMPSFDLPDIRAVLSKEGLKSLELAEALKRDIEADRKRWEGEMKGLLDKEKIASYKQRIEKLKGSKSGGVAGLIGGAAEAKKLQEEISGEIERARKLNTELQQGIKSYKARIEEARKAPSEDIKRLKEKYSLTPEGLSNISRNLFGARLGGSVDKGLGWYRRLAPYLGGGIEKVGGKEVVRPVRMKGVNVRFTEREPTPEFLIRKAALSVSIPAGEIAGTVRDITPDQKIIGRPLTFDFSGEKLEGLDSIKLSGALDHSDPTNISDTASFDMKGLRLEKRELSVSKELPLVLETATADLTIDAGFKGEAMDTAIKAAFGSVRVDAAVGADAGKVAKAFGEAIEGIRKFGVEAVVSGTIDDHKLSVSTDLDRVLKKALGKFVKDQAAGFEKELKAGILAKTDGPLGEMLKSYGGVESLGGESAGRLKQGDGLMEELAGGATGGILPGGVKLPF